The DNA segment TTCGTGCCGGATGCGGAGGCCGTGGACCTTGCCGCCCTGGGGCCGGGGCTGGAGCACCATCCCATTTTCCCCGAGCGCTGCAACATCGAGGTGGCGCAGGTCCTGTCGCCCGAACTGATCCGCATGCGGGTGTGGGAGCGCGGGGCCGGCATCACCCGTGCCTGCGGCACCGGCGCCTGCGCCGTGCTGGTGGCGGCCGCCCGCCGCGGCCTGACCGGCCGCAAGGCCACCATCCGGCTGGACGGCGGCGACCTGCGTATCGAGTGGCGCGAGGACGGCCATGTGCTGATGACCGGCCCGGTCGCGACCTCCTTCACCGGAGAGCTGTCGGACACGCTGCTGGCCGTGGAAGAGGTGGCGGCATGACCGAGGCCACGCAGTTGCGCGAGCGCGAAGACATCCACGCCGATGGCGAGGGCGGGCCGCCGGTGATCGAGCAGGATGGCGCCGGCCCCACGCTGGTCACCTTCGGCTGCCGCCTGAACGCCTATGAGTCGGAGGTGATGCGCAACCATGCGCGCGCCGCCGGGCTGGACGATGTGGTGATCGTCAACACCTGTGCCGTCACCTCGGAGGCGGAGCGGCAGGCGCGGCAGACCATCCGCAAGCTGCGCCGCGACCGGCCGGAGGCGCGGATCGTCGTCACCGGCTGCGCCGCCCAAGTGAACCCGGACAGCTTCGCCGCCATGCCGGAGGTGAGCCATGTGCTGGGCAACGACGCCAAGCTGACCGCCCAGCCCTGGGCCGATTTCGGCGCCGGTGCGACCGAGCGGGTGCGCGTCAACGACATCATGTCGGTGAAGGAAACCGCCGGCCACCTGATCCAGGGGATGGAGGGCCGCGCCCGCGCCTTCGTCCAGGTGCAGAATGGCTGCGACCACCGCTGCACCTTCTGCATCATCCCCTATGGCCGGGGCAATTCGCGCAGCGTGCCGATCGGGGAGATCGTGTCCCAGGTCCGCGCCCTGGTGGAGAGCGGCTACCGCGAGGTGGTGCTGACCGGCGTGGACGTCACCAGCTACGGCCCCGACCTGCCGGGCAAGCCCACGCTGGGCCAGATGGTGCGCCGCCTGCTGGCCCTGGTGCCGGAGCTGCCGCGCCTGCGCCTGTCCTCCCTGGATGCGGTGGAGATCGACGACGACCTCTGGCGCCTGATCGCGGAGGAGCCGCGGCTGATGCCGCATCTGCATGTGTCGCTCCAGGCCGGGGACGACATGGTGCTGAAGCGGATGAAGCGGCGGCATCTGCGCGCCGACGCCATCCGCTTCTGCGCCGAGGCGCGCCGCCTGCGCCCCGACATGGTGTTCGGGGCCGACATCATCGCCGGCTTCCCTACCGAGACGGAGGAGATGTTCCAGAACTCCCTCCGCATCGTGGAGGAGTGCGGGCTGACTTGGCTGCACGTCTTCCCCTACAGCCCGCGCCCCGGCACCCCGGCCGCCAGAATGCCCCAGGTGCCCGGCCCCGTCCGCAAGGAGCGTGCGGCGCGGCTGCGCGCGGCGGGACAGGCCGCCGTGGCCCGCCATCTGGCCGCACAGGTCGGCGCCATTGCCGACGTGCTGATCGAAAAGGGCCGGACCGGCCGCACCCCCGGCTTTGCCGAGGTGCGGGTGGATGGCGATCATGCCCCCGGCACCATTGTCCGTTGCCGCCTCACCGGCGTTGACGGGGACAGGCTCACCGCTGTGGTCGAGGATTGATGTTCGACTGGTTCCGCAAGAAGAAGCCCGAAGCGCAGCCGAAACCGGAAGAGGCCAAGCGCCCGGAAGAGCAGGCCCCCGCCACGCCGGCGGAGGAGCATGACATTGCCGCGCCGGAGCAGGAGCAGACTCCGGCCGGGACTGCTGCTCCAGTCGTCACCCCGGCGGAAGCCGAGGCCCAGGAGTCCCGAGCGCCGGAGCCTGCGGCTCTGGGTCCCGACCTTCGCGAGGACGACGGGGAAGGTGCGGATGGCACCGTTGCTGCCGACGACACCCCCGAAGTCACGCCCGAGCAGGCCGGCTTCGTTGCGGAACCGGAACAGGTCGCCCCGGCGCCCGCCCCGGCACTGCCCGAGGATGAGGACCGGCCGGAGAAGAAGAGCTGGTTCGCCCGGCTGAAGTCCGGCCTTTCCAAATCCACCTCCCGCCTGACGGAGGGCATCACCGGCATCTTCACCAAGAAGAAGCTGGATGACGAGGCGCTGGAGGAGCTGGAGGAGCTGCTGATCCGCGCCGATCTGGGCCCGGTCACGGCGGCCAAGCTGACCGCTGGCCTTGCCAAGACCCGCTTCGGCAAGGAGGTCAGCCCGCAGGAGGTGCGCGAATATCTGGCGGAGGAGGTCACCAAGCTGGTGCAGCCGGTGGCGCAGCCGCTGGTGATCGACGCCGCGAAGAAGCCGCACGTCATCCTGGTCGTCGGCGTCAACGGCACCGGCAAGACCACCACCATCGGCAAGCTGGCCCGCCAGCTCACCTCCGAGGGCAAGACGGTATGGATGGCCGCCGGCGACACCTTCCGCGCCGCCGCCGTCAGCCAGCTCAAGATCTGGGGGGAGCGCACCGGCTGCCCCGTTGTCTCCAAGGACACCGGCGCCGATGCCGCGGGCCTTGCCTATGAGGCGCTGGAGCGGGCGCGCGCGGCCAAGGCCGACGTGCTGCTGATCGACACGGCCGGCCGGCTGC comes from the Indioceanicola profundi genome and includes:
- the mtaB gene encoding tRNA (N(6)-L-threonylcarbamoyladenosine(37)-C(2))-methylthiotransferase MtaB, yielding MTEATQLREREDIHADGEGGPPVIEQDGAGPTLVTFGCRLNAYESEVMRNHARAAGLDDVVIVNTCAVTSEAERQARQTIRKLRRDRPEARIVVTGCAAQVNPDSFAAMPEVSHVLGNDAKLTAQPWADFGAGATERVRVNDIMSVKETAGHLIQGMEGRARAFVQVQNGCDHRCTFCIIPYGRGNSRSVPIGEIVSQVRALVESGYREVVLTGVDVTSYGPDLPGKPTLGQMVRRLLALVPELPRLRLSSLDAVEIDDDLWRLIAEEPRLMPHLHVSLQAGDDMVLKRMKRRHLRADAIRFCAEARRLRPDMVFGADIIAGFPTETEEMFQNSLRIVEECGLTWLHVFPYSPRPGTPAARMPQVPGPVRKERAARLRAAGQAAVARHLAAQVGAIADVLIEKGRTGRTPGFAEVRVDGDHAPGTIVRCRLTGVDGDRLTAVVED
- the ftsY gene encoding signal recognition particle-docking protein FtsY codes for the protein MFDWFRKKKPEAQPKPEEAKRPEEQAPATPAEEHDIAAPEQEQTPAGTAAPVVTPAEAEAQESRAPEPAALGPDLREDDGEGADGTVAADDTPEVTPEQAGFVAEPEQVAPAPAPALPEDEDRPEKKSWFARLKSGLSKSTSRLTEGITGIFTKKKLDDEALEELEELLIRADLGPVTAAKLTAGLAKTRFGKEVSPQEVREYLAEEVTKLVQPVAQPLVIDAAKKPHVILVVGVNGTGKTTTIGKLARQLTSEGKTVWMAAGDTFRAAAVSQLKIWGERTGCPVVSKDTGADAAGLAYEALERARAAKADVLLIDTAGRLQNKAGLMEELRKIVRVLKKLEPDAPHTTLLTLDATTGQNAHSQVEVFKDMVSINGLILTKLDGSARGGVLVALASKFGIPVHAIGVGEGVYDMRPFEAKAFARALVGLE